In the genome of Phlebotomus papatasi isolate M1 chromosome 2, Ppap_2.1, whole genome shotgun sequence, one region contains:
- the LOC129804125 gene encoding glycerol-3-phosphate phosphatase-like encodes MYKQSATRLQSLPKEQIQAFIKSFDTVLTDCDGVIWLFNEALQGAPNVINRFLEMGKKVFFVTNNSTKTRDEFLVKAKSLNFNMTRDGIISTAYLAAQYLKHRQFTKTAYVVGSQGVIQELEAVGIKTIGYGPDILQNGLASFVNDELKKNPEVGAVVVGFDEHFSFPKLIRACSYADDPECLFIATNTDERFPLPHCVIPGTGSIVRCVETAAERKAFIVGKPNPYICEALIAEHGVDPARTLMIGDRCNTDILLGANCGFQTLLVETGIHKEADVQTWLNSQDPEERKLVPDFIVSKLADLLEYLE; translated from the exons ATGTATAAACAAAGTGCCACAAGGCTCCAAAGTCTCCCCAAGGAGCAAATTCAGGCTTTCATTAAGTCCTTTGACACAGTCCTCACGGATTGCGATG gAGTAATCTGGCTATTCAATGAAGCCCTACAAGGAGCCCCAAATGTCATCAATAGATTTCTAGAGATGGGCAAAAAAGTATTCTTCGTCACCAATAACTCGACGAAGACCAGGGATGAATTCCTAGTGAAAGCAAAGAGTCTCAATTTCAATATGACTCGTGATGGAATTATTTCAACAGCCTATCTCGCTGCCCAGTACCTCAAGCATCGTCAGTTTACCAAGACAGCCTACGTTGTGGGCAGTCAAGGGGTCATCCAGGAACTGGAGGCTGTAGGGATCAAAACCATTGGATATGGG CCTGATATTCTTCAAAATGGCCTTGCAAGCTTTGTGAATGATGAACTAAAGAAAAATCCGGAAGTTGGGGCAGTTGTTGTGGGTTTTGACGAGCACTTCAGCTTCCCCAAACTAATTCGGGCGTGCAGCTATGCAGATGACCCGGAGTGTTTATTCATTGCCACAAACACAGATGAACGCTTCCCGTTGCCTCATTGTGTCATCCCAGGAACCGGAAGTATTGTTCGGTGTGTTGAAACGGCAGCCGAGAGGAAGGCTTTCATTGTGGGGAAGCCAAATCCGTACATCTGTGAAGCCCTGATTGCTGAACATGGCGTAGATCCTGCAAGGACACTCATGATTGGCGATAGGTGCAATACAGACATCCTCCTAGGGGCCAATTGTGGCTTCCAGACACTTCTTGTTGAGACGGGCATTCACAAGGAAGCCGATGTCCAGACATGGTTGAATTCTCAAGATCCGGAAGAGAGGAAACTCGTTCCGGATTTTATAGTGTCCAAACTAGCAGATTTGCTTGAGTATTTGGAGtag